A part of Paenarthrobacter sp. A20 genomic DNA contains:
- the trpB gene encoding tryptophan synthase subunit beta: protein MVDAPTAGSEENAADAFLQGGPSLRNASGPYFGNYGGRWMPESLIAALDEVQDTFEKAKADPEFIAQLKDLNKNYSGRPSLLTEAKRFSEHAGGARIFLKREDLNHTGSHKINNVLGQALLAKRMGKTRVIAETGAGQHGVASATAAALLGLECVVYMGAEDCRRQALNVARMQLLGATVVPVTNGSQTLKDAINDALRDWVSNVEHTHYLLGTAAGAHPFPAMVRYFHEVIGEEARSQILEQTGKLPDAIAACIGGGSNAIGLFHAFLDDASVKIYGFEAGGDGVETGRHAAAISLGRPGVLHGARSYLMQDEDGQTVESHSISAGLDYPSVGPEHSYLADIGRVTYEAVTDTEAMDAFSLLCRTEGIIPAIESSHALAGAIKIGKRLTEGKENPSDVTVIVNLSGRGDKDVETAAAWFNMLDEEGHVKGTTLSTRKPKGPERTAEAAVDVNEDQN, encoded by the coding sequence AGAATGCGGCCGACGCATTCCTGCAAGGTGGCCCTTCGCTGCGCAACGCCTCCGGGCCCTACTTCGGCAACTACGGCGGTCGTTGGATGCCCGAGTCTCTGATCGCCGCCCTCGACGAAGTCCAGGACACGTTTGAGAAGGCCAAAGCCGACCCCGAGTTCATCGCGCAGCTGAAGGACCTCAACAAGAACTACTCCGGCCGGCCTTCTTTGCTCACCGAAGCCAAGCGCTTCTCCGAGCACGCCGGCGGAGCACGCATCTTCCTCAAGCGCGAAGACTTGAACCACACCGGGTCCCACAAGATCAACAACGTCCTTGGCCAGGCCCTCCTCGCCAAGCGAATGGGCAAGACCCGCGTGATCGCTGAAACCGGAGCCGGACAGCACGGCGTTGCCAGTGCCACGGCCGCAGCCCTGTTGGGACTCGAGTGCGTGGTGTACATGGGCGCAGAGGATTGCCGGCGCCAGGCGTTGAACGTGGCCCGCATGCAGCTGCTCGGTGCCACTGTGGTACCCGTGACCAACGGATCCCAGACACTCAAGGACGCCATCAATGATGCCCTTCGCGACTGGGTGTCGAACGTGGAGCACACCCACTACCTCCTGGGAACCGCAGCAGGAGCACACCCGTTCCCCGCGATGGTGCGCTACTTCCACGAAGTCATCGGCGAAGAAGCCCGCAGCCAGATCCTGGAGCAGACCGGCAAACTCCCCGACGCCATTGCTGCATGCATCGGTGGTGGCTCGAACGCCATCGGTTTGTTCCACGCCTTCCTCGATGATGCCTCCGTGAAGATCTATGGTTTCGAGGCCGGCGGAGACGGTGTCGAAACCGGCCGCCACGCTGCAGCGATCTCCCTGGGCCGTCCGGGCGTGCTGCATGGTGCCCGGTCCTACCTCATGCAGGACGAAGACGGCCAGACCGTCGAGTCCCACTCCATTTCGGCTGGCCTGGACTACCCCAGCGTTGGTCCGGAGCACTCGTATCTGGCCGACATCGGGCGCGTCACGTACGAGGCCGTCACCGATACCGAAGCGATGGACGCCTTCAGCCTGTTGTGCCGGACAGAAGGCATCATCCCCGCCATCGAGTCCTCGCACGCCTTGGCAGGTGCCATCAAGATCGGCAAGCGGCTCACCGAAGGCAAGGAAAACCCTTCCGACGTCACCGTGATCGTCAACCTTTCCGGTCGTGGAGACAAGGACGTGGAGACTGCCGCGGCCTGGTTCAACATGTTGGACGAGGAAGGGCACGTCAAGGGCACAACGCTGTCCACGCGAAAGCCCAAGGGGCCAGAGCGCACTGCCGAAGCCGCCGTGGATGTCAACGAGGACCAGAACTGA